Proteins from one Halopseudomonas pelagia genomic window:
- a CDS encoding acyl carrier protein, with translation MNEQEVLSALEPIFRDMFDDDGIDLTADTTAEDIDGWDSLAHVSLIVAAEQRFGVKFLTAELDSLHDVGHFAQLISKKLNG, from the coding sequence ATGAATGAACAAGAAGTGCTTAGCGCTCTAGAACCCATTTTTCGCGACATGTTCGATGATGATGGCATCGACCTCACGGCCGATACCACGGCCGAAGACATAGACGGTTGGGACAGTTTGGCGCATGTGAGTTTGATTGTGGCTGCCGAACAGCGGTTCGGCGTCAAGTTCCTCACGGCAGAGTTGGATTCGCTGCACGATGTCGGTCATTTCGCGCAGTTAATCAGCAAAAAGCTTAACGGGTAA
- a CDS encoding methyl-accepting chemotaxis protein, which produces MRMSLKSKVVLLALVPVILFALVLSGAAAKILNNLAEHELETTRERLMEESRTELRNYIQIAIGSVQTLYENASDGDMSSRAQAIAVLSKIKFGEDGYFFGHDSDVVRLFRGDSPVDVGNSLVNRQDSNGVYINRELVRVAKDNSYYVNYSSPLPGNEAVTVPKLAYSYYLPKWDMAIGTAINLDGIDAQLAEVEAAISERVNTIITSILVIATVLLIVFGIAGVILANTLLRPLQQIKSNLDDIAEGEGDLTRRLPVTSNDEIGELATSFNRFVDKVHGLVRQTVEMTGQLTVLVADVSSQAQRSDAAMGKQRSETEQVAAAINEMSSAAQEVARSAQGAAEAAQQTDREGQDAKAIVDGSIAKIHTLVQDIRSSGSTLDTLQKDVQSIVSVLGVIRSIAEQTNLLALNAAIEAARAGEAGRGFAVVADEVRALASRTQQSTQEIQGMTERLQQGTEAAVVSMRRSSDAGEVTSEHANKAGMSLDAIARLIGTINSMNAQIASAAEEQTAVAEEINRSVHQIATAVESVADETANGAKTARDLSSLGDRLGSLVGQFRI; this is translated from the coding sequence GTGCGCATGTCCCTTAAATCGAAAGTCGTCCTGCTGGCTCTCGTGCCGGTCATTCTTTTTGCCCTGGTACTGAGCGGCGCCGCCGCGAAGATCCTGAATAATCTGGCCGAGCATGAGCTGGAAACCACCCGCGAGCGGCTGATGGAAGAAAGCCGCACTGAGCTGCGCAACTACATCCAGATCGCCATTGGTTCGGTTCAGACACTTTACGAAAACGCCAGTGACGGCGATATGAGCAGCCGCGCGCAAGCCATTGCCGTGCTATCGAAGATAAAGTTCGGCGAAGACGGCTACTTTTTCGGCCATGATTCCGACGTGGTCAGACTCTTCCGCGGTGACAGTCCGGTAGACGTCGGCAACAGCCTGGTTAACCGCCAGGATTCGAACGGCGTTTATATCAACCGTGAATTGGTTCGCGTAGCAAAAGATAACAGCTACTACGTCAATTACTCCTCGCCGTTACCCGGCAATGAAGCAGTCACGGTGCCGAAGTTGGCTTACAGCTATTACCTGCCCAAATGGGATATGGCTATAGGCACAGCCATCAACCTGGATGGTATAGACGCACAACTCGCCGAAGTGGAAGCAGCCATCAGCGAACGCGTGAACACCATTATTACCAGCATCCTGGTGATCGCGACCGTGCTGTTGATTGTCTTTGGCATCGCAGGGGTCATCCTGGCCAACACCCTGCTGCGCCCACTGCAACAGATCAAGAGCAATCTGGACGACATTGCTGAGGGTGAAGGCGATCTGACCCGCCGGCTACCCGTGACCAGTAATGACGAAATTGGTGAGCTGGCGACCTCGTTCAACCGCTTTGTAGACAAGGTACACGGGCTGGTACGGCAGACAGTGGAGATGACCGGCCAGCTAACGGTGCTGGTTGCAGACGTATCGTCCCAGGCCCAGCGTTCCGACGCTGCCATGGGTAAACAGCGCAGCGAGACCGAGCAGGTCGCCGCGGCCATCAACGAGATGTCCTCTGCGGCGCAGGAAGTGGCCCGAAGCGCCCAGGGCGCAGCAGAAGCGGCGCAACAAACTGATCGAGAAGGCCAGGATGCCAAAGCCATCGTTGATGGCAGTATCGCCAAGATTCATACCCTGGTGCAGGACATCCGCAGCAGCGGCAGCACGCTGGATACTCTGCAAAAGGATGTGCAGTCGATCGTCAGCGTGCTGGGCGTGATTCGCTCGATAGCCGAACAAACCAACCTGCTGGCGCTGAACGCAGCCATCGAAGCCGCCCGTGCCGGTGAAGCAGGCCGAGGTTTTGCGGTAGTGGCTGATGAAGTCCGTGCGTTGGCCAGCCGTACCCAGCAGAGCACCCAGGAGATTCAGGGCATGACCGAGCGCCTGCAACAGGGCACGGAGGCTGCGGTCGTCTCAATGCGCCGCTCCAGCGATGCCGGTGAAGTCACCAGCGAGCACGCCAATAAAGCGGGCATGTCACTGGATGCCATCGCACGACTGATCGGCACCATCAACTCCATGAACGCGCAGATCGCCAGCGCCGCGGAGGAGCAAACGGCCGTAGCGGAAGAGATCAATCGCAGCGTGCATCAGATCGCCACAGCAGTAGAAAGCGTGGCAGATGAAACCGCCAATGGCGCCAAGACCGCTCGCGATCTGTCGTCACTCGGCGATCGTTTGGGCTCATTGGTGGGTCAGTTCCGCATTTGA